The nucleotide sequence AACCAATAACTCACCCTTACAAGCTCCTTTTAGAAAGCATCCATCAAAACCAATAATTTTCCTACACCCATCTAACCATCCTTGCTTGAAGGCATGAAAGCACACATAGAAATAAACAAAGAGGTTTTTCCCTGGTTCAGTTTCTTTGTCAATTTTTATCCAACAAGATCTTCCAGGATTTGTTGTCTTGATCATATCTGCATAGTCACATAATCTGGCAAATTCCAGCTTTCAATCTCCCATATTATCCCTCATAACAATCTGTTTAGCCCTAAAACAAATAGTTTTACCTACATAAAAACTCAACACCTCTCTTACCAAATCCTAAATTTCCCAAATCCTAATGTATAGCTGAGAAACAATTCTCTCCTTGAACTTTCTAGCAACCAACTTTGAATCACACATCTTGTTCTTGTTTAGAGGTATACACTTGTGAATAGGGTTATAGTTTTTCACAATAAAATCACCTAAATCCCTATCAGTAGAAGCAAACAGCAACCAGTTGCAATTGGCTGCAATGCACTTCAcccttctatttttttcattaggtTTTAACTTCAACTGTCTTCTATACTCTACATCATAATCTGCAACAGCTTTTCTAAATTGTTTTACACCCTCAAAAATCATCCCAAGCTCAAACACGGAAAACTCACAATTTTCATCATATCTAGTTTtcttacttcttcttcttttaggtAGATCTACTCCTCTAACAGCATCCACATCTATATCTTCACTATCTTCACTCCAACAATCAGAACTATCAAGATATTCCTCATCTCCACCCAACTTTCCAGAATATTTGCTAGCCTTATTTTTACCAATATCCCCAAAGCCTCTATCTACACAACCAGCAACTCCCACAAGTACTTGTTCAGTTTCAACAgccttttttcttgctttttgattctttctttcttagtggctttgttttttcttctttcttgtcTAAATGCCCTCAACTCCTCATCAATATCTGAGTCATCTTCTGAAATAATATCTCCAAGATCTGAATCACTACTCAAGTAATCTGACAACTCATTTGCTAGCCTATTAACATCTTCTGCATGAACATCATGTACATCAACCTTATCACCTCATTCTACACCAAAATCTTCTACGTTAATATCTTCTACATGGATACTTTCTATATTAGCCTTATCACCTTCTTCTACACCAACATCTTCTACATGAGTCTCCCTCTCTTTACCTAAGCTATCATTCTCTATCTCAACATCTTCTTGGTTAAAATCTTCTATATCaacctctctctctttctctactctaatatattttctctctatgTTAGCACTATCATCAACACCAACATTTTTTCTTTCTAGGTCTGCACACTCAATAATATCAGGTGCAGGTAAAAATTCAGTGGGACCATCAAGGTCAAGAATTGGTTCATCGAAAACATGAGACATAAAAATCAAtagagtcctcatgttttaagtcTTTAACTAGTTCAACAAGATATCTGTCACTCTTCACTAAGTTGAACTGCTTAGTTACTGCATCTTGATAATAAAACTCCCTAACAGTGTCATAACCTAATTCTTTAGTATAAAATAACAATTCCAGCATGAAAAAATGGTCTTTGTCAATATACCTTAGCTCTGGCACACAACTTGCAACATATGTAGGGACAACCTTGTTGTAAAAAGATCCCCCATGGTGAAATTTTGTGAATATCATCTCCATTTGTTACGTCACCTGCAACAAAAGGGTAAGAATTCCAAGTTAGTTAACGGAATATACTCAAAGTACACACCAATAAGCTAAAAGCTACCacctttaatgcatgttaagaaAGAGATGGAATATTCCCAAAATCACAGCCCTAACAGTAAAAttttaaaaccctaaaaactgaaatatgctaaaattcaacaaaatttaaCAAACATAAATCATAACAACACTTACACGAGGAAGATCTGTGGAAAACCCCCAAATTTCTCCTTCGATTTGAGTGGAATTTTTGTTAAATTAAGGTTAATTTTAAGGTTATCTGAGAGAGAGTTAACAGGGCAGAGAGTGAGTTAACGGGGCAGAGAGAGAGTTAACAGGGAGAGAGAAACAAACggccaaaataattttttacatttaaaatGTAATAGTATATGTGGATTTAGTTTATCCACGTGGAGAGTTTTATGTGGACAACTTTCCACATCAGCTGCATTTGGAGATGCGAGCGAACAAGCTAATGAGAACAGtgaaaaaaatgcccaattggaacaaaatgttGGGGGTTTAGGGGTTTGATAGGAACAGGCCTTAGTTTAAGtatctaagtgaattttgacaacaagtttgagtgcctatcgatgactttggccatatttatattatacattagaaaATTTACATTAAACATTAGTCTTCATGACATCCTTATAATATGTATAAAgttacattatacatttagaaagcttatattttacattagttttcatgataacattatATATAGACGAACTATGTATAAGGCGTACACATACATGTTGAATTATTGTATAAGGTTATGCTGATATGTTGcaccctttttttgttttttattttttttcgttgTAACTTGATTTTTTCGTGATAGTTCTGATAACTTTGCAAATATATTATTGCCTCAGGGCATGAAATATCGTATTGACAAAGTTCCGACTCACTCGTTGCATATTGATAGCCATGTAACCAGAAATTTGGAGAAGTTATGAAGAATTATTTTGGGGAAGAAATAATTTGGGCATTTAGAACAAAAAATGCAATTGCAAGGAAAACAATTGTGGTGatgtttcaaaaaaattttgaatttatattgcGTAATTTCAAGCCTCCATGAAAATCAGCACATTTATTACTGGAGTTGATTGTGTGAGAAAAATAATGATATCTGATTTTACTTCCATAATTGTAGGCAAAACGGTTACCTCATACATTATAATAATGTAATGGGCAATGAgtaatgtatatttatttttctaaagttGGGAGAGAGAAAGTACATCCGCGATTCTATGTAATTACTTTcattaaggatgagatttatattgtttatacttattattattgAGAATGTCCATACCTTTTAGGTGTAATTCCTACCATTACTTTGCTAATTATCTCCCACACCTTCATGTCATTTCCCATGATCTTCTACACCTCCATGATCATCTTTCGTGAGCTCATATTTAATAGTATGCCTCTACGTACACCACAAATCGAGACATAAAAACTCATATTATACACATTTGAGATTATACTTAAAATACACTTGAAagcatatgaaaaaaaaaattcaaaaaaagatctTGTTTCTACTTGGATCTTTTGATTATTAAGGCGCTTTTAAAGGAAAGGCTGAAGTGATAGAAGTCAATAAACGAACTTTCTGTAGAAACAGAACTTGCACACGTGAGAGAACTGGAAAGTTAACAAGAACTGAGAAATCACCACTACATCCAATTTCACAAGAAAGAATTGATATTCCCACCAGTGAAACATTAGAACTTCGCAGTGCCAACCAAAAAGGAACAAGTCCATTGACTGAAATTACATCTCTGAATTCTACACTTTATATGGATTGACATCAAGCATACAAACAAAAAAACCACATATATGCCAAACCTCACTTGCCTAAAGAGAGAACACACAAACTAACAAATAGAATAAAGATATTGAAGGGACTTCTTCCGGCAATACAATACCAGCCCTTGGTGTTGACAGCGATGCTATAACCCAGACTCAATACCAAGTTTGGGACATAGATAACCaaccatttttagttctttttatcTGATCCTTTGAGGTTAAGGTTGAACCATCTTTTCTTTGACGACTTCTCCTTGGAGTCTGAGATGCCATATTCCCCTGGAACATCAGTTTTATAATCTTCACCGAGGACTTTACTGCTACTTCCATTACTGAAATGCCCGCTTCCACTGCCACTTAGATTAGCAATTGACCTTGCAACTGTGAATGCAGAGTGGATGCTGTCTCTTTGTTTCAGCATCTCATCGACCTTTACAAATAGTGGTACGTAATCAGTGCTAGGAACTATCAGTCAGATAATACTTAATAGGATCAAAGTGAACTAAACAATAAATATATTCATTAATGATGGCTAACtcttgaaggggagccttggagtaactagtaaagttgctgtcatgtgaccaggaggtcacgggttcaagccttggaaacagcttcgggcagaaatgcaaggtacaatacacccttgtggtggggtccttccccgAACCCTGCGCATAGTGAGaggctttagtgcaccgggctgcccattttttctttttgatgatTGCTAGCTTTGGGAAGATCTATTGCTCTAATGGACACTTCCCAAGTCACTAATTCATGAGAAATAAACTTGCAAGTACTTCAAGAGGAATCAGGAACTAGATAAATATTATGAGTTGGACATACCATCTCCATACGAGGACATTTAAGTAAAATGATATCTAAACCATGAGACTTGCAGCAGAAAAACTTACAGATTGCTTCTCTTGGGTGTATCTATTGGTCACTTCCTGGAAATGTGCCAATGCCTGTGAACATCACATGGAAAGTTGTACAATAAGGATATCTGAATAATCAATCTCACATGATAAATATTGTCTAGAAGCAGGTTAACAACCTTTCTATATTCGATTTCGAACTGCCGAAGCTCATTTCTCTTCCTCAAAATCTGAGCCTCAATATCCTTGAGCTTAACAGTAGTATCTTCATATGACTTGGCACAAAGAGCCTCAATTATATAAGTAGCAGGCTTAAAGAAATTATCTCCTGCAGAAATCAGATCAAAATTCAGCCTTACGGATTTTGCATTGGACAATCAATAGGGGATCAGATGGGATTTTGCAGCAACAAAAACAAGTAGCAATATAAGTAGCTCCAACCATAAACAGCAAATATGTGAGAGCCAGCTTTTAGTTCTGAGACCTCACAAGGTTGAAGGCCCTCCAGCTTCTTAAAGAAAGCAGCTTCAGGGTCCTTAGCCATTGCTAACTACAATAGttcaaattaattattagttctgaGTTCTGACAATACTGATGGATTAGACCAATCGGTGGATATGCACATACCGCATTTACAGTTGAATCTATTCTGTACACCTGAAAATGCAAGAAATACATTCCTGCTGACGTTACCTTACCCGTTTTCTCACTATCTTCCTGTATACAGAGACACTCATCAGGTTCATTAAGAAACTTTTGATCAGTCAATTGCCTGGTCAGAGCAAACAAGACATGCACAACATGTCCATATAAAATACAGTGCACTTGCTCACAAATCAAAGCATCAAAACTGAGTGGCAAAGAACAACTTGAAAGCTAATTGTGACCAAAAGAAACCCGGTTTGCAGGCACATTTAATGTAATTTCTGAACATGTTGAACTTATATATCTGAAGATAAAGAATAAGTCCAGTATCTGCTCTATAAAAGTGAGTTCACTTGTATATGGAAGTCTCACAGCTGATGCAGATTGCAGACCATGAAGAGCTTCAAAATCAGCAAACTTCAAGAATGAGGTCTAGTTTCCAAAGCAGCTGATTCATACTGTCAATTCATTACTTTAGTGAACTGAGATCTCTCAAATATACAGCATCAACTACACTGGCCCTGACCATAACTTCCTACTCCCTCATATAAGTCATGACTTATGAGCCATATGGCTAAAAGATTACATAACCAAGTATGCTTTGTTCTGAAAATTATCAAGCAAAATTCAACCTGATAAGCACTTGCAGGAAAATATAGATACTAAGATGGCATCACGGACACAATGCGAAAATAGTTACTATTTCCCTTTATACTACAGGGAAAATCATAAGCTTTTTGGATCAACTGGCAAAATAAACTTTTCCGAAAAAAGGAATTGGATACTTCTGGAAAATTTCATAAGCATCATCTTTTGTCAACATTATGAAAACTGAAAGAAATGAGAGGTG is from Capsicum annuum cultivar UCD-10X-F1 chromosome 5, UCD10Xv1.1, whole genome shotgun sequence and encodes:
- the LOC107870577 gene encoding chaperone protein dnaJ 15 isoform X2 is translated as MAGFEALDAEGTDMEIDLSNLGTVNTMFAALFSKLGVPIKTTVSANVLEEALNGTVTIRPLPIGTSLSGKVEKQTAHFFGVTISNELAEAGLVVRVTSAAQSKFKLLYFEQDANGGYGLALQEDSEKTGKVTSAGMYFLHFQVYRIDSTVNALAMAKDPEAAFFKKLEGLQPCEVSELKAGSHIFAVYGDNFFKPATYIIEALCAKSYEDTTVKLKDIEAQILRKRNELRQFEIEYRKALAHFQEVTNRYTQEKQSVDEMLKQRDSIHSAFTVARSIANLSGSGSGHFSNGSSSKVLGEDYKTDVPGEYGISDSKEKSSKKRWFNLNLKGSDKKN
- the LOC124898485 gene encoding uncharacterized protein LOC124898485 — protein: MRTLLIFMSHVFDEPILDLDGPTEFLPAPDIIECADLERKNVGVDDSANIERKYIRVEKEREVDIEDFNQEDVEIENDSLGKERETHVEDVGVEEDRGFGDIGKNKASKYSGKLGGDEEYLDSSDCWSEDSEDIDVDAVRGVDLPKRRRSKKTRYDENCEFSVFELGMIFEGVKQFRKAVADYDVEYRRQLKLKPNEKNRRVKCIAANCNWLLFASTDRDLDMIKTTNPGRSCWIKIDKETEPGKNLFVYFYVCFHAFKQGWLDGCRKIIGFDGCFLKGACKGELLVAVGKNDNNQMYPIAWAVVDTETTHSWDWFIRHLIGDLNLETGEGLTGLVPVLMDLLPNAERRMLWMLRGIPCPHAICAYYYLNEDPDQHVEQALVPSAAGRGQGAASRGKCDSGRGQCGADRGGSSGRGQCGVDMRGGSGGSGRGQCGADRGGSSGRGQYGIERGGGSGRGQEGIGRGLTRKIANARGTPFESGRNTSSSQVPLLSTNKRPYNATSFAAATAYKRPATGFCVYSDPITGTQVYNPSTSTERVL
- the LOC107870577 gene encoding chaperone protein dnaJ 15 isoform X1, with the protein product MEGSSAPAVRRDPYEVLSVRKDSSDQEIKSAYRKLALKYHPDKNSNNPEASELFKEVAYSYGILSDPEKRRQYDMAGFEALDAEGTDMEIDLSNLGTVNTMFAALFSKLGVPIKTTVSANVLEEALNGTVTIRPLPIGTSLSGKVEKQTAHFFGVTISNELAEAGLVVRVTSAAQSKFKLLYFEQDANGGYGLALQEDSEKTGKVTSAGMYFLHFQVYRIDSTVNALAMAKDPEAAFFKKLEGLQPCEVSELKAGSHIFAVYGDNFFKPATYIIEALCAKSYEDTTVKLKDIEAQILRKRNELRQFEIEYRKALAHFQEVTNRYTQEKQSVDEMLKQRDSIHSAFTVARSIANLSGSGSGHFSNGSSSKVLGEDYKTDVPGEYGISDSKEKSSKKRWFNLNLKGSDKKN